In the Colwellia sp. 20A7 genome, one interval contains:
- a CDS encoding XrtA system polysaccharide chain length determinant yields MQELFDDLLDYLKGIWIKRRYIIISTWLICPIGWGVVSVMPDVYQSEARVFADTQSILAPLLKGLTVQTDPDIQINLMIKTLLSRPNLERISRMTDLDIQAETPQQYESIINRLRDNIEIVKTRGRDNIFTISFEDKNPEMAKNVVQSALTVFIENTLGQNRTDSDSAQKFLAKQIAEYESRLASAEGRLTDFKQKYSTMLPQQNGGYYSRLNLAKENLGNIELELKEAETQLASARAQLGTVPNESSSAQNKIQTANSIKTNFDDRITELELSLDSLQLRYTDKHPDVAEARRRLEHLEKQRSDEIEEYLSETSNNSNNALITSQNPVIQELQIQVNQFENQVASLKVRANDYQNKVNELEGKIHVLPEIEAELVALNRGYQITKEKYEQLLNRQETAQLAQQADESTNKIQFKVIDPPRAADKPSGPKRILLFLAVTVAGFGAGIGLSLLFSQLSPVATSTAQLSKATGVPIFGVVSANKNLGLQKWHRKKTILFVISNLFLLVILMMFISYFLFPDAIQAPLKRIL; encoded by the coding sequence ATACTCAATCAATATTGGCACCGCTATTAAAAGGACTAACTGTACAAACAGATCCAGACATTCAAATAAATTTAATGATTAAAACATTACTTAGCCGACCAAATTTAGAGCGTATTTCACGAATGACTGATTTAGACATTCAAGCTGAAACACCTCAACAATATGAAAGTATTATAAATCGCTTAAGAGATAATATAGAAATAGTAAAAACCCGAGGAAGAGATAATATATTTACAATTTCTTTTGAAGATAAAAATCCTGAAATGGCTAAAAATGTTGTGCAATCTGCATTAACTGTCTTTATCGAAAACACCCTTGGTCAAAACCGTACCGATTCTGATTCTGCTCAAAAATTCTTAGCAAAACAGATTGCAGAATATGAAAGTAGACTGGCTAGCGCAGAAGGCCGTTTAACCGATTTCAAACAAAAATACAGTACTATGCTACCACAACAAAATGGTGGTTATTATAGTAGACTGAACCTTGCTAAAGAAAATTTAGGCAACATTGAACTTGAGTTAAAAGAAGCTGAAACACAGTTAGCATCTGCTAGAGCTCAATTAGGTACAGTGCCTAATGAATCTAGTTCAGCTCAGAATAAAATACAAACAGCTAATTCTATAAAAACAAACTTTGATGACCGTATTACTGAATTAGAGTTATCTCTAGATTCTTTACAGTTAAGATATACTGATAAGCACCCTGATGTCGCTGAAGCTAGAAGACGTTTAGAACATTTAGAAAAACAACGTAGTGATGAAATTGAAGAATACTTAAGTGAAACAAGTAACAATAGTAATAACGCATTAATAACAAGCCAGAATCCAGTTATTCAAGAATTACAAATTCAAGTTAATCAATTTGAAAACCAGGTTGCTTCTCTGAAAGTTAGAGCCAATGATTATCAAAATAAGGTAAATGAGCTTGAAGGAAAGATTCATGTATTACCCGAAATTGAAGCCGAACTTGTTGCACTTAATCGTGGCTATCAAATCACAAAAGAAAAATATGAGCAATTGTTGAATCGACAAGAAACAGCTCAACTGGCTCAGCAAGCCGATGAATCAACGAATAAAATTCAATTTAAAGTGATAGATCCGCCAAGAGCTGCGGATAAACCTTCAGGACCTAAACGAATATTATTATTCCTTGCTGTAACAGTTGCCGGCTTTGGTGCAGGTATAGGCTTGTCATTACTATTTAGTCAATTATCACCAGTGGCAACCTCGACTGCTCAACTATCGAAAGCGACCGGCGTTCCTATTTTCGGTGTAGTATCGGCTAATAAAAATTTAGGCCTACAGAAATGGCACAGAAAGAAGACAATCCTTTTTGTAATATCAAACCTATTTCTACTGGTTATTCTGATGATGTTTATAAGTTATTTTTTATTTCCTGATGCCATTCAAGCCCCATTGAAAAGGATACTATAA